Proteins co-encoded in one Gossypium arboreum isolate Shixiya-1 chromosome 11, ASM2569848v2, whole genome shotgun sequence genomic window:
- the LOC108483512 gene encoding trifunctional UDP-glucose 4,6-dehydratase/UDP-4-keto-6-deoxy-D-glucose 3,5-epimerase/UDP-4-keto-L-rhamnose-reductase RHM1-like, producing the protein MASYKPKNILITGAAGFIASHVANRLVRNYPEYKIVVLDKLDYCSNTKNLLPSKLSPSFKFVKGDIESADLVNYLLITESIDTIMHFAAQTHVDNSFGNSFEFTKNNIYGTHVLLEACKVTGQIRRFIHVSTDEVYGETDEDAVVGNHEASQLLPTNPYSATKAGAEMLVMAYGRSYGLPVITTRGNNVYGPNQFPEKLIPKFILLAMRGKTLPIHGDGSNVRSYLYCEDVAEAFEVILHKGEVGRVYNIGTKKERRVIDVAKDICKLFSMDPETSIEFVENRPFNDQRYFLDDQRLKNLGWSERTVWEDGLKKTIEWYTQNPDWWGDVTGALLPHPRMLMMAGSTHFDSEDSKETSYVSGPNQTRMVVPTPKGGSSPQKQSLKFLIYGRTGWIGGLLGQLCEKQGIAFAYGKGRLEDRSSLNADIQNIKPTHVFNAAGVTGRPNVDWCESHKTETIRANVAGTLTLADVCRDHGLLMMNFATGCIFEYDAAHPQGSGIGYKEEDKPNFIGSFYSKTKAMVEELLKEYDNVCTLRVRMPISSDLNNPRNFITKISRYNKVVNIPNSMTVLDELLPISIEMAKRNLRGIWNFTNPGVVSHNEILEMYKTYIDPKFKWENFTLEEQAKVIVAPRSNNEMDASKLKKEFPELLSIKESLIKYAFEPNRRT; encoded by the exons ATGGCTTCTTATAAACCCAAGAATATCCTGATAACTGGGGCTGCTGGGTTTATTGCATCTCATGTTGCCAATCGGCTTGTTCGGAACTACCCTGAGTACAAGATTGTTGTACTTGATAAGCTTGATTACTGCTCAAACACAAAAAACCTCCTTCCTTCCAAGTTATCCCCAAGCTTTAAGTTTGTGAAGGGGGACATTGAAAGTGCTGATCTTGTTAACTATCTTCTTATCACGGAGTCTATTGACACCATAATGCACTTTGCGGCACAAACTCATGTTGATAATTCATTTGGGAACAGTTTCGAGTTTACGAAGAACAATATTTATGGCACTCATGTCCTACTTGAAGCTTGCAAAGTCACTGGTCAGATTAGGAGGTTCATCCATGTTAGCACCGATGAGGTTTACGGGGAGACGGACGAGGATGCAGTTGTTGGAAACCATGAAGCTTCCCAACTTCTCCCAACAAACCCATATTCTGCAACAAAAGCTGGTGCTGAAATGCTTGTTATGGCATATGGGAGGTCATATGGATTACCAGTAATTACGACCCGTGGAAACAATGTTTATGGTCCCAATCAGTTTCCGGAAAAATTAATTCCCAAGTTTATCTTATTGGCAATGAGGGGGAAGACTCTTCCAATTCATGGGGATGGTTCTAATGTGAGGAGTTATTTATACTGTGAGGATGTTGCTGAAGCATTTGAAGTCATTCTTCACAAGGGTGAAGTTGGTCGTGTTTATAATATTGGCACGAAGAAAGAAAGGAGAGTGATTGATGTAGCCAAAGATATATGCAAACTTTTCTCGATGGATCCTGAGACAAGCATCGAGTTTGTCGAAAACAGACCGTTCAATGACCAGAGGTATTTTCTTGATGATCAGAGATTGAAGAACTTGGGATGGTCCGAGCGAACTGTATGGGAAGACGGGTTGAAGAAGACCATAGAATGGTACACTCAAAACCCTGATTGGTGGGGTGATGTGACTGGTGCGTTGCTTCCACACCCGAGAATGTTGATGATGGCTGGAAGTACACACTTCGATTCCGAGGACAGCAAAGAGACATCATATGTAAGTGGTCCCAATCAGACCCGAATGGTGGTTCCAACCCCCAAGGGTGGTAGCTCTCCCCAAAAACAATCCTTGAAGTTCTTGATCTATGGCAGGACCGGCTGGATAGGTGGTTTACTTGGTCAGTTATGCGAGAAACAAGGTATTGCCTTCGCATATGGAAAAGGACGCTTGGAAGATCGTTCATCACTCAATGCAGATATTCAAAATATAAAGCCGACCCATGTGTTTAATGCTGCTGGTGTTACAGGCAGACCTAATGTTGATTGGTGTGAATCTCACAAAACAGAAACAATTCGTGCCAATGTGGCTGGTACTTTAACCTTGGCAGATGTTTGCAGAGACCATGGGCTGTTGATGATGAATTTTGCTACCGGGTGTATATTTGAGTATGATGCTGCACATCCTCAGGGCTCTGGCATTGGATATAAAGAGGAAGATAAACCCAATTTCATTGGTTCCTTCTATTCAAAAACCAAGGCTATG GTTGAAGAGCTGTTGAAAGAGTATGACAATGTCTGCACCCTTAGAGTTCGAATGCCAATCTCTTCTGACCTAAACAATCCACGCAACTTCATCACCAAGATTTCACGCTACAACAAAGTGGTCAACATTCCCAACAGCATGACAGTCTTGGACGAACTTCTACCGATATCGATCGAGATGGCAAAGAGGAACTTGAGGGGTATATGGAACTTCACAAACCCTGGGGTTGTGAGCCACAATGAGATCCTCGAGATGTACAAGACTTACATTGACCCCAAGTTTAAGTGGGAAAACTTCACATTAGAAGAACAAGCCAAGGTGATCGTTGCACCCCGAAGCAATAACGAGATGGATGCATCCAAGTTGAAGAAGGAGTTCCCTGAGTTGTTGTCAATCAAAGAATCACTGATTAAGTATGCCTTTGAACCGAACAGGAGAACCTGA
- the LOC108480590 gene encoding bidirectional sugar transporter SWEET2 — protein MFFSIPNGTLTVCRDAAGIAGNIFAFGLFISPIPTFKRIIRNQSTENFSGLPYIYALLNCLICTWYGTPLVSHDNVPVMTVNSIGAVFQITYIVTFIVYADKEKKMRMLGMLLTVFGLLAIIVAGSLQIADRATRWIFVGFLSCASLISMFASPLFIINLVIRTRSVEFMPFYLSLSTFLMSTSFLLYGIFNFDAFIYVPNGIGTILGILQLALYFRYQKKSMEESSEPLMVSQA, from the exons ATGTTTTTTTCTATTCCAAACGGTACCCTCACAGTTTGCAGAGATGCAGCTGGAATCGCTG GGAACATCTTTGCTTTCGGGCTGTTCATATCACCCAT ACCCACATTTAAAAGAATTATCAGAAACCAATCCACCGAGAATTTTTCGGGATTGCCTTACATATATGCCCTCTTGAACTGCTTGATCTGCACGTGGTATGGCACGCCCCTGGTATCTCATGACAACGTACCGGTTATGACAGTTAATTCGATCGGTGCAGTTTTTCAGATTACCTACATAGTCACCTTCATTGTATATGCTGATAAAGAGAAAAAG ATGAGGATGCTCGGAATGCTACTCACAGTTTTTGGCCTACTGGCGATCATAGTTGCTGGGAGCTTGCAGATAGCTGACCGAGCAACACGGTGGATCTTTGTCGGGTTTTTAAGTTGTGCTTCTCTCATATCAATGTTTGCGTCCCCTTTGTTTATAATA AATTTAGTAATTCGAACAAGGAGTGTTGAATTCATGCCATTCTATCTCTCTCTCTCGACATTCTTGATGAGCACTTCGTTCCTCCTATACGGCATCTTTAACTTTGATGCCTTTATTTAC GTTCCAAATGGAATTGGAACTATTTTGGGGATTCTACAACTCGCGTTGTACTTCCGATATCAAAAGAAGTCCATGGAAGAATCCAGTGAACCACTCATGGTGTCACAAGCGTGA
- the LOC108480591 gene encoding uncharacterized protein LOC108480591 yields MEALWSLEEKWKLTTQEAVIVFVCAASAIVGLCAATVLKKKARKKQVVDGDAVGDGSMNAKWCEPGCSWVSKKVLMGSVMWSGAKRWPERSFRWEERPPPLLGLEEYGDSVGWRSHNSDSPVWQRPILMGEKCELPRFSGLILYDERGQLLDDSVKRLPDQANDNQGNHFQGKSTGVVRTTLRDLL; encoded by the exons ATGGAAGCATTGTGGAGTTTAGAGGAGAAATGGAAGCTTACAACACAAGAAGCAGTCATCGTCTTCGTTTGTGCTGCATCCGCCATTGTTGGTCTTTGTGCCGCCACGGTTCTCAAAAAGAAAGCTCGAAAAAAGCAAGTGGTGGACGGAGATGCGGTCGGGGATGGTTCAATGAATGCGAAGTGGTGTGAGCCGGGTTGCAGTTGGGTATCGAAGAAGGTGTTGATGGGATCAGTGATGTGGAGTGGAGCTAAACGGTGGCCAGAGAGGAGTTTTAGGTGGGAAGAGAGGCCACCGCCGTTGTTGGGATTGGAAGAGTATGGAGATAGTGTGGGGTGGCGAAGCCATAACTCGGATTCGCCGGTGTGGCAAAGACCGATACTTATGGGGGAGAAATGTGAACTGCCGCGGTTTAGTGGGCTGATTTTGTATGATGAAAGAGGCCAGTTGCTTGATGATTCCGTCAAGAGACTTCCCGATCAGGCGAACGATAATCAG GGTAATCATTTTCAGGGAAAATCCACAGGAGTTGTGAGAACAACATTAAGGGACCTGCTTTAA